DNA sequence from the Candidatus Kaistella beijingensis genome:
TCTTTAAATAAAATATAAAAAGAGCGAAAATTTTCGCTCTTTTTTATTTAGGAAATTGTTGATATCTTAAACCAACTCGGCTCCAAAAACCTCCGAAAAATGTTTCTTAATCTTCTCTTTCACCTCCAAAACTTCCACATCAGAAAACTTTCGTTCCAACTCTCTAGCCAAAGAAGTTACTGATTTATCTTTAATTCCACAGGGAATAATGTATTCAAAATAGCGTAAATCGGTATTCACGTTCAACGCAAAACCGTGCATTGTAACCCATTTTGATGTTTTCACGCCCATTGCGCAAATTTTTCTTGCGTAAGGTTTTCCCACATCCAACCAAACTCCAGTTTCGCCTTCACTTCTTTGGCCTTTCAAACCGTATTCTGCAATTGTTCTGATAATCGCTTCTTCCAAATCTCTCATATATTTGAAAATATCAGATTTAAAGTTATCCAAATCCACAATAGGATAACCCACAATCTGTCCGAAACCGTGATACGTAATATCTCCACCACGATTGGTTTTCACGAAAGTGGCGTTGATTTCCTTCAGTTTCTCAGTATTTGCAAGCATATTTTCTTCGTGTCCCGATTTTCCCAACGTGTAAACGTGTGGATGCTCTACAAAAAGGAGATAATTAGGTGTTTCTTCGTAAATTCCGTCGGTTCTGTCACGGTTTTTCAATTTTAAGTCGATGATGGATTTCATCAAAGTTTCTTGATAATTGAAAGCCGGTTCGTAATCCATTAAACCAAGTTCGCGGAATTCTGTCTTTTTATTTTGGGTGATGGTCATTTTTGAAATTTAGGAAACCTATAAGGTTTTTTTTAAATTAAAATCTTCAAACTCTTCGGCAAAACCTTCACATGAACCGGCGATTTTATCTTATTAAATTCACCATCAAGATGCCAATTTTTTGTGGAAACTTTAAATTCGATTTCTGAAACAGGGAGATAAGTAACGTAATCGTCGTCCTTTAAACGTTTTGTAAACATTCGGAACGCAAAAAAAGGAGAATAGGTGATCGGAAATTTCTTCACCAAAACCAAATCTACCAAACCGTCACTTTTACTGGCTTTTGGTGCAATGTACGCGTTGTTTCCGAATTGGCGGGTGTTTGCTATATTCAACATCAAATATTTCCCGTTGTATTGCCGGTAATTTTCATCTAGAAACTTCACTTTAATGGGTTTGTAATTAAAGAAAGTCTGTATGGAAACTTTGATGTAATTTTTAAAACCACGCTCGGTTTTTTCAAATTCTTTCACCACCTTTCCGTCAAAACCTGTTCCCGAAACATTGATGGATAATTTGTCATTCACGGTGAAAGTATCAATTTTTCTTGATTTTTTGCCTTTGATTTTTTCTAAGAGTTCATCTAAATTTTTATGAAAATTGGTCTCGTTCGAAAATCCGTTTCCAGAACCCGCAGGAAAAATGGCGAGGATTTTTTCAGTATTGATAAGGTGTTTTGCAACGGTAGAAATCGTTCCGTCACCGCCAATTGCCACAAAAATATCAAACTCATCAAAATGATTCAGAATGTATTGCTGCGTATCTTCAATCGATTCGGAAATAATGTAATAAGGATTTTGCACCTTTTTCTTCAACGAGGCCAGAAAAGGCTGATAATTTTTTTTCGCCGAAAAAGGATTAATGATGAAGGCAACTTTTTCCATGTACTGCAAAAATAAAGAAAGCAAATCAAATTGATTTGCTTTTTGAAAATTTATTGTACTGCGATTCTTTTTAAAAATTCAGGCTTTACCATCAGTTTTATGTCTGAAAATGGAATCTTGATCAAAACTGGGCCGGCTGCATAAGCGGTAATTTCATATTGGTTATAGAGAAAGTACAAATTTTCTTTGTCAAAATAGAAATTGTTGTTCGGTGAAATTTCCTTTACCAAAAGCATTTCGCTTTGTCCTTTTCCGGCATCGTTTTTCAGGAAATTGTCCATCAAAGCGAGTTTCCAAATATTAGAATCTGGTGTCATCAAAATATCTGAAAGTTGTACCGTTTTATTTTCCTTCAAGTCGAAAACTTTGTAAATTTCGTTGTAGAAACCGTGTGCACCGCCTGAAAATCCGTCACTTGTATATTGAATGGTCAGTAAATTATTTTCGTTTGAATGGACTTTCATGTCTGAGTTTTCGTACCAAGTTTGTGCAAAGTCGCGTACCAAATCTGCTGCGTCTTTTTTGTTTTGCTCGAAATAATTCTGCTGTTGTTTTTTCAGTGCTGTAAGGATGTTTTCTGAAGTGTATTCATCCAAATCGATATTTTTTACGGCATAAATACTGTCAAGAACACCTTTGTTTTTAATGTTTTCAAAAACCAAAGCTTTTGATTTGAAAGCAACCACTAAATTTTCATTAACCTTCACTGAATCGTTTACCGACACCGAATCAATTGCAGATAAAGCTGTTTTTTGAAGCTCCATTTTCTCTGGTTCAATGGCGGATTTTGTTTCAACTTTTGCTTTATTGCAGGCGATGAACAGCGCTGTAAATAATAGATAATGTAATTTCATTTTTCGCATTTCTAAATATAAAAAAATACATTTTGTTCACAAAAAAACCGTACAAAAAGTTTGAACGGTTTTTAAAAAAAATATTTCGAAGTTTAAATTTTCTATATTAAGAAATTAAACATCAATTTTTGCGTAGATCGCATTTTTCTCGATAAATTCCCGTCTTGGTGGAACTTCGTCGCCCATCAACATACTGAAAACGTTGTCTGCTTCTGCCAAACTTTCAATAGAAACTTGTTTTAAAATTCTTCCTTCAGGATTTAAGGTAGTTTCCCAAAGCTGTTCAGGATTCATTTCACCGAGACCTTTGTAACGTTGAACTTCAACACCTTTTCCGTCGGGAGACATTTCCAAAGTGAAATCTTCACGCTCTTTTTCGTTGTAAGCGTACACTTTTTTATTTCCTTTTTTCAATAAATATAAAGGAGGTTGTGCGATGTAAATGTAACCGTTTTCAATTAATTCCTTCATATATCTAAAGAAGAACGTCAGAATCAGGGTTGAAATGTGGGAACCATCAATATCGGCATCGGTCATAATTACGATCTTGTGATAACGTAATTTGCTGATGTTTAATGCTTTGGAATCTTCTTCAGTTCCTACGGAAACTCCAAGTGCGGTGTAAATATTTCGGATTTCCTCGTTATCGTACACTTTGTGAAGCATTGATTTCTCCACGTTCAAAATTTTACCTCGCAACGGAAGAATCGCTTGAAAATGACGGTCACGACCTTGTTTTGCGGTTCCACCTGCGGAATCACCCTCAACCAAGAAAATTTCAGAAATTTCAGGGTCTTTGGAGGAACAGTCAGAAAGTTTTCCGGGAAGTCCACTTCCGCCCATCGGAGATTTTCTTTGAACCAATTCTCTCGCTTTTTTTGCTGCCTGTCTCGCTTTTGCAGCCAAAACTACTTTCTGTACGATCAATTTTGCTTCGTTTGGATGTTCTTCCAAAAAGTTGGTCAACATTTCGCCCACGATTTTATCAACCGCGCCCGAAACTTCGGAGTTACCGAGTTTTGTTTTGGTTTGCCCTTCAAACTGAGGTTCCATTACTTTCACGGAAATCACGGCAGTCAATCCTTCACGGAAATCGTCACCGGTAACTTCCACTTTTTCTTTTGCAGGAAGTCCAAGTTCGTCCGCGAATTTCTTCAAAGTACGCGTCAAAGCACGTCTGAACCCTGCAAGGTGAGTTCCACCTTCGTGCGTGTTGATGTTGTTCACATAGGAGTGAAGATTTTCGTTGTAGGAAGTGTTGTAGCGCATCGCAACTTCCACCGGAATGCTGTCTTTTTCGCCTTCCATAAAGATGACGTTTTGCATAATGGCTTCACGGTTTCCATCGATATATTCAACAAACTCCTTTAAACCACCTTCCGAATGAAATTTTTCAAATCTTGGCTCACCGTTTTCGTCGTTATTTCTCTCGTCGGTTAAAGTAATGGTAATTCCTTTGTTCAAAAACGCCAACTCGCGCAATCTTGCCGCCAAAGTATCATAATTGTAAACCAAGTCTTGGAAAATCGTGTCGTCTGGTTGAAAGAAAACTTCAGTTCCGGTATGGTCGGAAGTTCCGATTTCATCAACATCAGCCAAGGCTTTTCCTTTGGAATATTTTTGTTGATATAATTTTCCATTTCGGGAAACGGTCGCAATCAAAGAAGTTGAAAGTGCATTCACACAAGAAACCCCAACTCCGTGAAGACCACCGGAAACTTTATAGGAATCTTTGTCGAATTTTCCACCTGCACCAATCTTCGTCATGACTACTTCCAAAGCGGATTTTTGTTCCTTTTGGTGAAAATCTACGGGAATTCCACGACCGTTATCTTTTACGGAAATACTTTCACCTTCGTGAATGGTAACCGCAATCGTATCGCAATGTCCTGCTAAAGCCTCGTCAATAGAGTTATCTACTACTTCATAAACCAAGTGGTGTAGACCTCTTGTCCCCACATCACCGATGTACATTGAAGGTCTCAATCGAACGTGTTCAATTCCTTCTAATGCTTGAATACTGTCTGCTGTATATTGTTTTTGACTCATAATTTTTGCAATCTGCTTTCGGCTATCTGCCTTCAGCAATTGATGATTTTGTTTAAATTTTCTGATTGTTTTTGCGGTTTGCAAAGACCAACAAAAATACTGAAAATTATCGGGATATGAAAGTTAAAAAGTGTTAGAAAAGGGAGAAGTTTTCCACAAAAAAATCCTCGGAATTTTGAGGATTTGGTTGGAGTGAGTTTTTACTTTAAAGCGTAGTTTTACGCTAATACAAACTATTTATCCTACAAGATTTGCAAATGGTCGCTTTCCAAATTTTGTTGAAAATTTTTGTATCAATTCTGCTTCAATTATTCTTGGATCTTCGCTTGTCACTTTCCAACAAACTTGCAAATTTTTTGAGTTTTCCAACTGCCAAATAAGCCGACCACCATAGTGACCTACATTTTTTCCATTTCCAAAATTAAAATATTGATTTAATCTTTTCTGTAAATCTGTTGCTTTTCCTATATAAACTATATTACTTGCATTTACCCAATTTTGTTCCAAAGTCTCCAAGTTAACATTTGGATCCTTTCCTTTAAAAAATCCACCCGTACCAATTTCAAGAAACTTACATTCTTTCTCCAAACAAAGAATCAAATAAACTCCATGTTCTTTTGGAATTAAATTCTTATTAACCAGTAATTCAGCAATAGTTTTAAATCCTGTAAAACCGTTATCAATCATTTCTTTTTGATCAAAATTTTTCATAATTGTATAGATAAAAATTAGTTTGTTAAACAAAGATAATATTGAGATAATTATTTTCGATGAGTGCTAATTTTCTCATAATTCAGTACCCAATTCATATAGTATTTTGTAAACAACATCGTCTTTTGGAATCGTTTCCTTCTTTTCTGCAAATACTGAACTCAATTGTTTCTCTTTAAACTCATTACCTTTCTTATTAATGAAATGAGAGCAAACTAATTTGTGCCGAAAAGTATCTGTTTCTGAATCTAAATATTTGTCTTGAATTAAAAGAAAAATTAAGTTTGATAATTGTAACTCTGTTCCTAACCATTGAATTTTCTTGTCCCAATCAATACTGAAATGTTTTTTGAAAGTTTCAAAATCGTCAACAAGCAGTTTGTTTTCAGATAATTTCTGATGTAAGGTTTTAATAAAAAACTCCTGATCAATATTTGAATTTAAAAGAAATTGAGATTTTCTTTTATATTTAAAACTCACTTCTTCATCTTCGGTTTTCTTCACTTTCGACATATAAGTATCTATTTTTCGCTTCATTCGGATTAACCGTAATTTCATTGATTGACATTCATCATCAAAGCAATCTTCAATTTCCAACAGCAAATTAATGATTCCTTGTTCATAAGTTCTAAAGTATCCTTCGTAATAAAATTCGTCCTCAATCCTTTCTTCGAATCCTCCTTCATAAAAATCTTCTAACACTAGACGACTGAAATTTTCTTCAAAATTTGTAATAATTTTGTCTTCGTAATGATTTACCAATTCTCTAATTTTACTTAATTCCATATTCAAATAATTCTACAAAAATAGGCAATCTCACGACTGCCTAGATATATAGATAATAAGTACTAATTTAAAATTAAATCAAACTCATCAATAAATTTTCGTCGATTTTCTCCACTTTCACCAAATTATTCTTCGTTAAATTCTTCGATGCTTTATCCCATTTTTTACCTGAAAGTTGGCTGCGGTTCTTCACTTCTGCCAATTCCATCGGCTCTTCTTGAGAATTTAAAATTTCTAAAATCACTTTTTCGTCTTCTCCCAATTCAACGTGCTTTACTCCCTCTCCTTCGGAGAGGGTCGGGGTGAGGACTTTTTCAGGCTTCATCTGCGGAAAAAAGAGCACTTCCTGAATCGATGCATTATTCGTTAAAAACATAATCAAACGGTCCATTCCAATTCCAAGTCCTGAAGTTGGTGGCATTCCGTATTCCAAAGCGCGGAGGAAATCGTTGTCGATAAACATCGCTTCATCATCACCACGTTCTGAAAGCGCCAATTGTGCTTCAAAACGCTCTCTTTGGTCAATCGGGTCGTTTAATTCGGAATAGGCGTTTGCAATTTCTTTTCCGCAAACCATCAATTCGAAACGTTCTGTTAAACCTTCCTTGCTTCTATGCTTTTTGGTTAGAGGCGACATCTCGATTGGATAATCGGTGATAAAAGTCGGCTGAATGAAATTTCCTTCGCATTTTTCGCCAAAAATTTCGTCGATTAATTTTCCTTTGCCCATCGTTTCATTCACTTCAATTCCGATGGATTTTGCGAAATCGTACAATTCTTTTTCAGACTTTCCGGTGATGTCGAAACCTGTAAATTTTTCAATAGCTTCCGTCATCGAAACTCTGGGATAAGGCGCTTTCCAATTGATTTTATGTTCTCCAAATTGAGATTCTGTCGTTCCGTTTACGGCCACTGCACAACTTTCGAGCAATTTTTCAGTGAAATCCATCATCCAACTGTAATCTTTGTAGGCAACGTAAATTTCCATCGCCGTAAATTCCGGATTGTGGGTTCTGTCCATTCCTTCATTTCTGAAATTTTTGGAGAATTCATAAACGCCGTCAAAACCACCAACAATCAATCTTTTCAGATACAGTTCGTTCGCAATTCTTAAATATAAAGGAATATCCAAAGCGTTGTGATGCGTGATAAAAGGTCTAGCTGCAGCTCCTCCCGGAATCGACTGTAAAATCGGGGTTTCAACTTCAAAATAACCTGCGTCATTGAAGAAGTTTCGCATCGCATTGAACAATTTTGTTCTTTTTACAAAAACTTCTTTCACTTGCGGATTTACCGTTAAATCGACGTAACGCTGTCTGTAACGTAATTCCGGGTCATTGAAAGCATCGTGAACTACTCCATTTTCATCAGTTTTTGCTTGGGGAAGTGGACGCAAAGATTTGGTTAATAGCGTGAAATTTTTCACCATCACCGTCATTTCACCAACCTGAGTTTTAAACAATTCGCCCTCAACACCAATGATGTCACCGATGTCCAAAAGATGTTTGTAAACATCGTTATACAGTTCTTTATCATCGCCCGGACAAATTTCATCACGGTTAAAATACACCTGAATTTTTCCTTCCGAATCCTGCAATTCCGCAAAACTTGCTTTTCCCTGAATTCTGCGGCTCATCAATCGACCTGCGATGATGACTTTCTTGCCTTCCTCGAAATTTTCTTTGATGGATTTTGTGGTATCGGTGATTTTATATTCGGCTGCCGGAAACGCATCAATCCCCAATTCAGTGAGTTTCTGCAATTTTTCGCGGCGGATAAT
Encoded proteins:
- the lipB gene encoding lipoyl(octanoyl) transferase LipB, yielding MTITQNKKTEFRELGLMDYEPAFNYQETLMKSIIDLKLKNRDRTDGIYEETPNYLLFVEHPHVYTLGKSGHEENMLANTEKLKEINATFVKTNRGGDITYHGFGQIVGYPIVDLDNFKSDIFKYMRDLEEAIIRTIAEYGLKGQRSEGETGVWLDVGKPYARKICAMGVKTSKWVTMHGFALNVNTDLRYFEYIIPCGIKDKSVTSLARELERKFSDVEVLEVKEKIKKHFSEVFGAELV
- a CDS encoding diacylglycerol/lipid kinase family protein translates to MEKVAFIINPFSAKKNYQPFLASLKKKVQNPYYIISESIEDTQQYILNHFDEFDIFVAIGGDGTISTVAKHLINTEKILAIFPAGSGNGFSNETNFHKNLDELLEKIKGKKSRKIDTFTVNDKLSINVSGTGFDGKVVKEFEKTERGFKNYIKVSIQTFFNYKPIKVKFLDENYRQYNGKYLMLNIANTRQFGNNAYIAPKASKSDGLVDLVLVKKFPITYSPFFAFRMFTKRLKDDDYVTYLPVSEIEFKVSTKNWHLDGEFNKIKSPVHVKVLPKSLKILI
- a CDS encoding DUF3298 and DUF4163 domain-containing protein, whose product is MKLHYLLFTALFIACNKAKVETKSAIEPEKMELQKTALSAIDSVSVNDSVKVNENLVVAFKSKALVFENIKNKGVLDSIYAVKNIDLDEYTSENILTALKKQQQNYFEQNKKDAADLVRDFAQTWYENSDMKVHSNENNLLTIQYTSDGFSGGAHGFYNEIYKVFDLKENKTVQLSDILMTPDSNIWKLALMDNFLKNDAGKGQSEMLLVKEISPNNNFYFDKENLYFLYNQYEITAYAAGPVLIKIPFSDIKLMVKPEFLKRIAVQ
- the gyrB gene encoding DNA topoisomerase (ATP-hydrolyzing) subunit B is translated as MSQKQYTADSIQALEGIEHVRLRPSMYIGDVGTRGLHHLVYEVVDNSIDEALAGHCDTIAVTIHEGESISVKDNGRGIPVDFHQKEQKSALEVVMTKIGAGGKFDKDSYKVSGGLHGVGVSCVNALSTSLIATVSRNGKLYQQKYSKGKALADVDEIGTSDHTGTEVFFQPDDTIFQDLVYNYDTLAARLRELAFLNKGITITLTDERNNDENGEPRFEKFHSEGGLKEFVEYIDGNREAIMQNVIFMEGEKDSIPVEVAMRYNTSYNENLHSYVNNINTHEGGTHLAGFRRALTRTLKKFADELGLPAKEKVEVTGDDFREGLTAVISVKVMEPQFEGQTKTKLGNSEVSGAVDKIVGEMLTNFLEEHPNEAKLIVQKVVLAAKARQAAKKARELVQRKSPMGGSGLPGKLSDCSSKDPEISEIFLVEGDSAGGTAKQGRDRHFQAILPLRGKILNVEKSMLHKVYDNEEIRNIYTALGVSVGTEEDSKALNISKLRYHKIVIMTDADIDGSHISTLILTFFFRYMKELIENGYIYIAQPPLYLLKKGNKKVYAYNEKEREDFTLEMSPDGKGVEVQRYKGLGEMNPEQLWETTLNPEGRILKQVSIESLAEADNVFSMLMGDEVPPRREFIEKNAIYAKIDV
- a CDS encoding GIY-YIG nuclease family protein, whose translation is MKNFDQKEMIDNGFTGFKTIAELLVNKNLIPKEHGVYLILCLEKECKFLEIGTGGFFKGKDPNVNLETLEQNWVNASNIVYIGKATDLQKRLNQYFNFGNGKNVGHYGGRLIWQLENSKNLQVCWKVTSEDPRIIEAELIQKFSTKFGKRPFANLVG
- the lysS gene encoding lysine--tRNA ligase; translated protein: MSLSEQEIIRREKLQKLTELGIDAFPAAEYKITDTTKSIKENFEEGKKVIIAGRLMSRRIQGKASFAELQDSEGKIQVYFNRDEICPGDDKELYNDVYKHLLDIGDIIGVEGELFKTQVGEMTVMVKNFTLLTKSLRPLPQAKTDENGVVHDAFNDPELRYRQRYVDLTVNPQVKEVFVKRTKLFNAMRNFFNDAGYFEVETPILQSIPGGAAARPFITHHNALDIPLYLRIANELYLKRLIVGGFDGVYEFSKNFRNEGMDRTHNPEFTAMEIYVAYKDYSWMMDFTEKLLESCAVAVNGTTESQFGEHKINWKAPYPRVSMTEAIEKFTGFDITGKSEKELYDFAKSIGIEVNETMGKGKLIDEIFGEKCEGNFIQPTFITDYPIEMSPLTKKHRSKEGLTERFELMVCGKEIANAYSELNDPIDQRERFEAQLALSERGDDEAMFIDNDFLRALEYGMPPTSGLGIGMDRLIMFLTNNASIQEVLFFPQMKPEKVLTPTLSEGEGVKHVELGEDEKVILEILNSQEEPMELAEVKNRSQLSGKKWDKASKNLTKNNLVKVEKIDENLLMSLI